From the genome of Solanum dulcamara chromosome 12, daSolDulc1.2, whole genome shotgun sequence:
tgaattaattaattataacttgaattaattagaatttgaacttaattataagttgaattaatcataacttgaacttaattattatatgaattaattaattataacttgaaatgattagaatttgaaattaattataagttgaattaattataacttgaacttaattcttatatgaattaattaattataaattgaattaatcataacttgaactattatatgaattaattaattataacttgaattaatgacacttgtagtctcgatgaattgtagtctttatgaactaattaattaagcttgaatatatgtaattttatgGATCATCGcttgtggatgtataacatgcattataaagttggtggtggtttgaaacctgaatttattgacggtataagaagttttatcgatcatgccatgacacttgatatttttaagagaaatggattggttaggtgtccttgtcgtgaatgtaggcgcttgaaattttttaatccagatataATTATgattcatttgtatggtaatggatttaagcctagatattttgtatggatTGATTatggagaaatagatggattgaataatataatttataatttggtgcttgtggatgaatataatatgcttgcaccacatggtcaaattagtGTTGAATATGATAGGGCtctacatgatagagttcaacatgaTTGGGTTCATGAAATGGTCAATGATACTTTCGGGGTTCAATATGGGATGGAActtgaataatattttgatgaaacttctaatgaagaagcaagacgcTTATATCAACAATTAGAAGAGGCTAGTCGTCCATTATGTGATGGGAGTCCGCATTCTGCTTTGTTAGTTGTAgttaggttaatgaatattaaattagATTGAAGTGTTCCTCATGCGGCTATGAACTCAATGATTGAACTTTTGGGCGAACTGGTTAATCctgagtttaacatacctaagaacttctatcaggcaaagagattggtttacaagttaggattgtcgtatgatagaattcattgttgtgttAATGGTTGCATGTTATTCTACAAgactgatagtgaattagaaaattgtaagttttgtgGAGTAGCTCGTTTTAAGAGGACTCCTGTTGGAAAAATTGTCCCAATTAAACCGatgcattatttacctcttattcctATATTAAAGAGGTTGTATGCATCGATGAGGTCTGCCCCACATATGAGATGGCATCGTGAATATAGAAGGACGTCAGGTGTCTTGTCTCATTCATCTGATggagaagcatggaaacattttgataacatgtatccggattttgctagtgaaccaagaaatgtaagattggggttgtgtgcagatggcttcacaccattctctaatgCTACCTCACCTTATTCTTGATGGCCTGTATTTCTTACCCTGTACAATCTTTCTCCTGAAATATGCATGACAAGTCCGTACATCTTTCTAAGCTGTATTATTCTGGGTCCTCGTAATCCTTAAATTTTGATTGATGTCTATCTACAACCATTGATAGATGAGCTTAAACAATTGTGGTTTGAAGGTGTAatgacttatgatatatcaactAAGCAGAATTTTATTATGCGTGCTTCTTTAATATggactattaatgatttttctCTATACAAATTTTTTTATTGGTGCTTCTTCAGCGTTGGAGATGCGGCACTGCCGAGCTAGTCTtacacatattcatgttgtgccttttgAGACTATAGATCCTTTAGTTTACCATAGTCAATTCCGCCGACCATGCAGCGCTTTTTCTTCACAAGTCAGATATACTTCATATGATCAGACCTACCAGCTGCCCAAATAGGTTATTGCTCGACTCCATAAAGTAGCATCTTTGTCTACTCCATCTCCCACAGTTTCATCTCCCCAATCTTAGTCTCCTTACATATCTATTATGAGAATTAGAGATTCTAGTGTTGAGATTGACACTCCTACAACATCAACTTCACCTTCTTCTACTTCTAGACCAGAGGCATCACATGATGTGCCTGGGTTAGCTCCTAGGCAGAGGGATAGACTTGGGAGAGTTATGATTGAGCCTGATGGATTCTCATAAGTTTaatgtttaatttatttatttttgctatattaataaattattcatgaactaattacatgtttattatgtgtcttgcagGTGGCATCCTTCGAAGGAGGCTTCTAGGGCTCTTCAGGAGAGTGTTAGGAGACTATATACTAAGCCCTATCACTCTTGGCGGGAGATTCCAAACAGTATCTGTCAGGcgatgtttaatgaattcaaggtatatagatgtttaaatttatttttttaagttaagtttaatatatttactatactttacttaattaattatttaacgctattcatttttttcaggCTTTATGTACCGGGAGTCAAGGTACAATATGATCTTTGCgaccacttttgaaagaaaagtgaGCGTCAGACTGTCTAGTTGGCTAAAGAAAGCTAGAGATGATCGGgcacctttgagttggatgttgtctcatatatttgaagaattatgtcgGTATTGGGATACTGAAGAATTTAAGCTTTGTCCGATCAAGGAAAAAAAACTAGAGCCAGCCTAAAGGGTGGCTCGTTGCACACCggaggtgcaaagagtgttggtacgCTTCAGAGAGagatggtaaggtttttaaattttaagttcaaattcattttcttaaagaaattatttgataaaatattatttcattaattgtatttttatttataggaaaaagaattaGGACGCACTCCTTATCATCATGAAATCTTAAAAAATACTCATTTGAAGAAAAAAGACTAATGCGTCGGATCCGGATGAGTGGGTGGAGGAAAGGGCTGAaggagcctatgtaagttatttaacatataatgtataatatattttgattctaacttttatttttaatatatatatatatatatatatatatatatatatatatatatatatatatatatatatatatatatatatatattgattataacttttattttctaatatgaaGCAAGATTATGAGAGGCACATACGTGAGATGGGAGATTCGGTCCAGCTAACACATGAAtagtccactcaaatttggacagaaaaagTGATTAGAGTGAGCCACAAGGGCCGAATATATGAAATGGACTCTAGAAATGACGTACGACGActccaatcaggtttagaaggtattggatcgTCACATCAAGTCAAGGCCGTTGATAGGGTTCAGATAAATGTTATGTCTCAACAAATTGCAGAACTTATACGCGCATTAGCAGAATCTGAGGCAAAAAAGGTTGAGGAgcaaaaaattatgaatcaacaagttgagcaaattaaaaAACAATTGCTCAACCTCGTCCGTCAGAATCCGCCCCGTTATTCAAGAGGGTCCACTTTGGATGACTCTGACGATGGTGTTGAATACATAGTAAATAGTCTTAATTAGGTTCTCTATGTTAGTTTACGaacattttgaatatttttgttaaaatcattctaaattatgactttattcctttaagtgtttaattatgtttgttattatgtattttgcctATTTTGTTTATTGTTAGTTGTGTTGGAATGGATTGAATTGCTATGAAgtgaattaaattttgattgCAGGTTGACATCAGGTTTTTGCTATCaaaaatgttgaagaaaagtgacggacagggtcctttagcCCGTCGCTTTTCCGGATTTTTTTTACCCTATGTCTGTcgcttttcttgaaatttttaagAACAGCAAGagcaaaaagcgacggacagaaATCATTAATCCGTCACTTttctaaagaaaaaaattaaaaatttataattaaaacaacACAGTTTATtgctttatattaaataattatttttaaaaaaatataaaacgaTGGCCTccgtcatttttttatttatattcttttaattaaaaaatattagggacgacgttgtccgtcgcttttagaAAAGCGTCAAGAAAAAAAGCGACGGAAGTGACTATGTCACTTTTACGTCGAGTTTGACCAAGACAGCGAcacagtccgtcgcttttttgcatTATTTTTGGGTGTGATTCTGAAatgaaatgattttttttattttatttattatttatcgtGAATGACAAAATCATTACACATAATATGCTCGTTTTTTTTACGTTCCGTAACTCTTCTTCAGTCAAGCTTGGACGCAATAATAAAGAAGTATTAGTATCAtaatgaaaaatgtttttctcgtcattaatatttttactcgCAACAATTAAAACCTTTCAAAAGAATCGATGACTATATCAAACATATAgtgtaaatatatttaatatattattaatttaacgCGCAATATATTTAATCGCAACAATTCTGCTTGCAATAATAATCATGGATCCTAACAATTATAGTACTTGATGGAAACTCCCATAATTTGTTAGTTATgccaaactcaaaataaagttGCAGATCAGTTAGTCAAAAATGAATGCaagttaatattttttgaaagtttATTTTTGTAGCCTAATCCCTTCTTATTAAttatttctcttttaaaaaaagacgATGGATGAATATTCTGTTACACATGCTAGCCTCCTTAATTTTAGAAATTAAGAGTTGTTTGTTAGTTTGTTAAGAactaaattatatattcatGTATTAAATTCTCAAAAACATCATAAGTAATAGTATCATGTTTTgtaatattttcaatatataatCTAAAATCTAACACACAAAATTATTtgtttgatatataattttgaaaaaatccACGTAATTAATAGATGTAcataaattataaagaaaattatGTATTATTAAGAGACTAATTTATGAAAATCTTTCACTTTTTTTATGTgtgtaaaatattaaattcgATAGTTaagttataattttaaaaattcagatAACTAATAGATATACATAAATTATGAAGAAAGTTAtgtattatcattattatttcttatgaaTATATAGTAAGAAGACAGTGACAGAGAACTTATGGACGACAATGTTCCTTTTTGACATGAATTGAATAACAATAGTGTATTATCCGTCTCATACTTTGTTCACGAGACAATTCTCCACTACCATATTGGAcagcattattattattattatctatcTTATCATTTTCGTTTTCTTCCCACCAAATTCCCAACCATGGAATTTTTTTCCCTTCCAACACTTATCTTCAGTGTCTTCATCTCTctttttttcatctattttctCAATCAAAATCCCAAAAAATCCGGTTTCAAAATCTACCCAGTCGTCGGAGCATTGCCGGAGTTTCTCCTTAACCGTCACCGTTTTCTGGAATGGACGACGGATGTACTCTCTAATTGCCGTACCAACACCGCCGTGTTCTACCGGCCCGGAAATGTTCACGGCGTCATGACGGCGAATCCACTCAATGTTGAACACATGCTCAAAGccaattttgaaaatttccaaaaagGAATTCGATTCTATACTCGGCTTGAAGATTTCATCGGCGATGGAATTTTTAACGTTGATGGTGAAAGTTGGAGGATTCAAAGGAAATCTGCAAGTTATGAATTTAGCACCAGATCTCTAAGAAATTTTGTCATACAAACTGCACAGGTAATGTTTAGCGGGACTTATGTTTTTGCTCTTTAATTAATAGACTTGGCAAAATTAGTCAGGAAACATAACTCGTTCAAGTTTCAACTGATCATCGACTCGCTCATTTATTAGTAGTTATTTTATATGTGACTTGATTGCGGAAATACAATACAATTTTACTAACAAGATGGATGTGAATGATCCACCAAAGGTTGTGATGGAATGTCACGTATTCCTCCATCTTTAAATCAGAAGTTTCTTGTTTGATTTCTTGGAATGAAGTCGTCCTAAGTGGGATCCTCAAGAAGGTACTAAATACCGGGtgtaaactcaaaaaaaattaaaaaaaaaataaatgagtcCACTAGtcctatttttttattataggtGATGGTATTGGTGTTTTGATACTAAATTGAATTGTCACTTCATTTATGTTAAGTATCGTTAGAAAtacttttatttacttaattatgtcATAACAGGTAGAGATTCATACACGATTGATTCCAATTCTTCAAGAAGCAGCAAAAAGGGATAGAATTATTGACATTCAAGACATCTTAGAAAGATTtgcatttgataatatcatCAAGCTTGCATTCAATGTGGATCCAAATTGTTTAGGAGGAGCTGAAAGTGAATTCATGCAAGCTTTTGAAATTGCAACAACTCTAAGTGCAGGTAGGTTCATGTATGCAATTCCCTTCCTttacaaaatcaagaaaatcttGAACATTGGTTCAGAGAAAAAGCTACAAAAATCAATCCAGATTGTGCATGAATTCGCGGATAATATAATAAAGTCAAGAATGGAAGAGCGGGATGAGAAGAAAGATGAAGACTTGTTATCAAGATTCATGGGGGATGGTAATCAACTTTCAGCTAAATTCTTGAGGGACATTGTCATTAGTTTCATCCTAGCTGGTCGAGACACAACATCATCAGCTCTAACTTGGTTCTTTTGGATATTGTCTACAAGGAAAGATATAGAGCAAAAGATATTAGAAGAATTAGTTCAAATTCGTCGAAGAAATGGAAAAAAGATTGGTGAAGCTTATAATTTCGATGAGTTAAGAGAAATGCAGTATCTCCATGCAGCTATTTCAGAATCCATGAGGTTATATCCACCAGTACCAGTTGATACAAGGTCTTGTTTGAAAGATGACATTTTACCAGATGGGACTTTTATTGGTAAAGATTGGTTTATAACTTATCAAACTTATAGCATGGGAAGAATGGAGAATATTTGGGGTAAAGATTGTTGTGAGTATAAACCAGAAAGATGGTTTGATGATAATGGGGTTTATAAGCAAGAAAGTCCATTTAAATTTCCGGTGTTTCATGCTGGACCAAGAATGTGTCTTGGAAAAGACATGGCTTATATTCAGATGAAGTCAATTGCAGCTTCTGTGATAGAAATGTTTGAATTTGATGTTCAATTGGAGAATGGCAAGTGTCCTAACTATGTGTTGTCTTTGACACTAAGAATGAAAGGAGGTTTACTTGTGAAGGTGAAAGAAAGATGTAAGACCAATAGTTAAATCGAACCCCCACAAGCCCACATAGTAATGATTCAACTAAAGATTGATTCCAGTGGGCACACCCGGCCCGGCTCTCGTCGTTCCAACAACCGGCAGGGTTCTGTGATTTCTTTTAGTTTGTATAAAAAAGATTTTGCAAACATGTTCTTTTCTCGATGTCTATACACCTTCTGAAACTGACCGCACTTTCTTCAGTGGGCTTTTTTGTTGAACCTCGAATCCGAACCTGTTCAACAAGACCAGATCCATCAACAAACCTGGGGTGAAATTTTAGATGTGCAAGCAGAGGGTGGAACAAAGGCATTCCTATCGGGCGCTTATAATTATGGTAGTTGCGGTGAAGTCAATTGATATTGCATGAGTCAATACATATCAGGACTCACAACAATGACAAAATATCGTGAATAATGGTCACGAGTTTGTATATTGTAATTATGGTGATGTAATGTCTAATAATATATTAAGAAGAATGGTTGTTAGTATCATGGTGTATATATTATCTTGCTTTcttaaaaagaaaggaaaactttTGGTAAGAAGTTTCAAGAatcaattatatattatatgtggACCAGATACAGTAACAATGAAGCATTGGCAaggaataagaaaaagaaatgttaGGTGCTAACCAGTTCCAAGAAAGGCCTTGATTATAGAAAGTATTTGGAAGGAACAAGTGGATGTTCcactttataaatttttttctttccacttcttttttccccttttctttCCAATCTCCATTGTTTTCATAcgttttttccttttctttgctATAAAACACATAAATACATATGAAATACACTGCAAtttcctctctttctctctttcccTCACtaactcttttctttttaatttgtcaagttagtttattttataacacgttatcaggaCGAGACTTCAATTTTTTCCagaaaaattaacttctatatcaaatatatctactgaagaaatttaattttagttgcctttgttatttctaaattaatttctatctcagTTTTTAttatgtcaaacttgtcaaaattggagt
Proteins encoded in this window:
- the LOC129877349 gene encoding cytochrome P450 CYP94D108-like is translated as MEFFSLPTLIFSVFISLFFIYFLNQNPKKSGFKIYPVVGALPEFLLNRHRFLEWTTDVLSNCRTNTAVFYRPGNVHGVMTANPLNVEHMLKANFENFQKGIRFYTRLEDFIGDGIFNVDGESWRIQRKSASYEFSTRSLRNFVIQTAQVEIHTRLIPILQEAAKRDRIIDIQDILERFAFDNIIKLAFNVDPNCLGGAESEFMQAFEIATTLSAGRFMYAIPFLYKIKKILNIGSEKKLQKSIQIVHEFADNIIKSRMEERDEKKDEDLLSRFMGDGNQLSAKFLRDIVISFILAGRDTTSSALTWFFWILSTRKDIEQKILEELVQIRRRNGKKIGEAYNFDELREMQYLHAAISESMRLYPPVPVDTRSCLKDDILPDGTFIGKDWFITYQTYSMGRMENIWGKDCCEYKPERWFDDNGVYKQESPFKFPVFHAGPRMCLGKDMAYIQMKSIAASVIEMFEFDVQLENGKCPNYVLSLTLRMKGGLLVKVKERCKTNS